A section of the Pseudomonas prosekii genome encodes:
- the rluC gene encoding 23S rRNA pseudouridine(955/2504/2580) synthase RluC: MTTTAPSTPAVQLLEVSPEYAGQRIDNFLLARLKGVPKTLIYRILRKGEVRVNKGRIKPEYKLQAGDIVRVPPVRVPERDEPVPLAQGLLQRLEASIVFEDKALIVINKPCGIAVHGGSGLTYGVIEAFRQLRPDCKELELVHRLDRDTSGLLMIAKKRSMLRHLHSALRGDGVDKRYMALVRGNWAASIKQVRAPLGKSNLRSGERMVEVDEEEGKESVTVFKVLRRFGDFATLIEAKPITGRTHQIRVHTLHAGHCIAGDSKYGDDDFSKEIRDLGGKRLFLHAYMLTVPLPDGGELKLQAPVDEMWAKTVERLSAPL, from the coding sequence ATGACGACTACTGCCCCTTCGACCCCAGCCGTACAACTGCTGGAGGTCTCGCCGGAATATGCCGGCCAACGTATTGATAACTTCCTTCTCGCTCGGCTCAAAGGCGTGCCCAAGACCTTGATTTATCGCATTTTGCGCAAGGGTGAAGTGCGGGTGAACAAAGGTCGGATCAAGCCCGAATACAAGCTGCAGGCGGGCGATATCGTGCGCGTGCCGCCAGTGCGCGTGCCCGAGCGCGACGAGCCGGTGCCGCTGGCACAAGGCCTGCTGCAACGCCTTGAAGCGTCGATTGTTTTCGAAGACAAAGCCCTGATCGTGATCAACAAGCCGTGCGGCATTGCCGTTCACGGCGGCAGCGGCCTGACCTACGGGGTGATCGAAGCCTTCCGTCAGTTGCGTCCCGACTGCAAGGAGCTGGAGCTGGTTCACCGTCTCGACCGTGACACTTCCGGCCTGCTGATGATTGCGAAAAAGCGCAGCATGTTGCGCCACTTGCACTCGGCGCTGCGCGGTGATGGCGTCGACAAGCGCTACATGGCGCTGGTCCGCGGCAACTGGGCGGCCTCGATCAAGCAAGTCCGTGCGCCGCTGGGCAAGAGCAATCTGCGCTCCGGCGAGCGTATGGTCGAGGTCGACGAGGAGGAGGGCAAGGAGTCGGTGACCGTGTTCAAGGTCCTGCGCCGTTTCGGCGACTTTGCCACGCTGATCGAAGCCAAGCCGATTACCGGCCGCACCCACCAGATTCGCGTCCACACCTTGCACGCCGGGCATTGCATTGCCGGCGACAGCAAGTATGGCGATGACGATTTCAGCAAGGAAATCCGTGATCTGGGCGGTAAGCGTCTGTTCCTCCACGCCTACATGCTGACCGTACCGCTGCCGGATGGCGGCGAGCTGAAGTTGCAGGCGCCGGTCGACGAGATGTGGGCCAAGACTGTGGAGCGCCTGAGTGCACCCCTCTGA
- a CDS encoding HAD-IA family hydrolase — translation MHPSDYKLLIFDWDGTLADSIGRIVEAMHVASERSGFPLRDDFAVKGIIGLGLPEAIRTLYPEIADDQLIAFRQHYADHYIAAEAVPSPLFEGVVESMAAFRDAGYHLAVATGKARRGLDRVLKAHGWEEYFDITRAADETASKPHPLMLEEILAHCRVSPQQALMVGDSSFDLQMARNAGMDSVAVSYGAQSIEALKLFEPRLAIDHFSELHAWLRQA, via the coding sequence GTGCACCCCTCTGATTACAAACTGCTGATTTTCGATTGGGACGGCACGCTGGCTGATTCCATTGGTCGGATTGTCGAAGCGATGCACGTCGCCTCCGAGCGCTCCGGGTTCCCGTTGCGCGACGACTTTGCGGTCAAGGGCATCATCGGCCTGGGCTTGCCCGAGGCGATTCGCACGTTGTATCCAGAAATTGCCGATGACCAGCTGATTGCGTTTCGTCAGCACTACGCCGATCACTACATCGCTGCTGAGGCCGTGCCTTCGCCGTTGTTCGAAGGCGTGGTCGAGTCGATGGCGGCGTTTCGCGATGCCGGTTATCACTTGGCGGTGGCGACCGGCAAGGCGCGTCGCGGGCTCGATCGGGTGCTGAAAGCGCACGGTTGGGAAGAATATTTCGATATCACTCGTGCCGCCGATGAAACCGCCAGCAAACCGCACCCTCTGATGCTGGAAGAGATTCTCGCGCATTGCCGGGTTTCGCCGCAGCAGGCGCTGATGGTCGGGGATTCGTCCTTTGATCTGCAGATGGCGCGCAACGCTGGCATGGATAGCGTGGCGGTCAGTTACGGCGCGCAGTCCATCGAGGCGCTCAAGCTGTTCGAGCCGCGGCTGGCGATAGATCACTTTTCCGAATTGCATGCCTGGCTTCGTCAGGCTTAA
- the sppA gene encoding signal peptide peptidase SppA, producing the protein MTDEWKAPERASTDGDAKSWQLLEKTLLASVQEQRRSRRWGIFFKLLTFVYLVVALLLFTPLMDMEKSAARSSNYSALIEVTGVIADKEAASADNIVTSLRAAFEDDKVKGVILRINSPGGSPVQSGYVYDEIKRLRALHPDTKVYAVISDLGASGAYYIASAADQIYADKASLVGSIGVTAAGYGFVGTMEKLGVERRTYTSGEHKSFLDPFQPQKPEETQFWQGVLDTTHQQFINSVKKGRGDRLKDKEHPELFSGLVWSGEQALPLGLIDGLGSASSVARDVIGEKELVDFTVQESTFDRFSKKLGASVAEHLAMWMGFNGPSLR; encoded by the coding sequence ATGACCGACGAATGGAAAGCGCCTGAGCGGGCGAGCACTGACGGTGACGCCAAAAGCTGGCAGTTGCTGGAAAAGACTTTGCTGGCCAGTGTCCAGGAGCAGCGTCGCTCGCGGCGCTGGGGGATTTTCTTCAAGCTGTTGACCTTCGTTTACCTGGTCGTGGCATTGCTGCTGTTCACGCCGCTGATGGACATGGAAAAGAGCGCCGCGCGCAGTTCCAACTACAGCGCGCTGATCGAAGTAACCGGGGTGATCGCCGACAAGGAAGCCGCCAGCGCCGACAACATCGTCACCAGCCTGCGTGCAGCGTTTGAGGACGACAAGGTCAAAGGCGTGATCCTGCGCATCAACAGCCCGGGCGGCAGTCCGGTGCAGTCGGGTTACGTCTATGACGAAATCAAGCGCCTGCGCGCTTTGCATCCGGACACCAAGGTCTACGCGGTAATTTCCGATCTGGGCGCTTCCGGTGCTTATTACATCGCCAGCGCGGCTGACCAGATTTATGCGGACAAGGCCAGTCTGGTCGGTTCGATTGGCGTGACGGCGGCCGGTTACGGTTTTGTCGGCACCATGGAAAAGCTCGGCGTTGAGCGCCGCACCTATACGTCAGGCGAGCACAAATCGTTCCTCGATCCGTTCCAGCCGCAGAAGCCTGAAGAAACGCAGTTCTGGCAGGGCGTGCTCGATACCACGCATCAGCAGTTCATCAACAGCGTGAAGAAGGGCCGTGGTGATCGACTCAAGGACAAAGAGCACCCGGAGCTGTTCTCCGGTTTGGTCTGGTCGGGCGAGCAAGCGCTGCCGCTGGGTCTGATCGATGGTCTGGGCAGTGCCAGTTCGGTGGCCCGTGACGTGATTGGCGAGAAAGAGTTGGTGGACTTCACCGTTCAGGAGTCGACGTTCGACCGCTTCTCGAAAAAGCTCGGCGCCAGCGTGGCCGAGCACTTGGCGATGTGGATGGGGTTTAACGGTCCGTCGCTGCGCTGA
- a CDS encoding Maf family protein has product MLPLLLASSSVYRRELLARLQLEFTCSSPDIDESHGENESAINLVKRLAEQKARALAGSHPAHLIIGSDQVAVLGERIIGKPHTFEKAREQLLASSGASITFLTGLALLNSQTGNCQVDCVPFTVHMRVLDQQRIERYLRAEQPYDCAGSFKAEGLGVSLFQSTEGPDATSLIGLPLIRLIDMLLAEGVQIP; this is encoded by the coding sequence ATGCTGCCTTTATTACTCGCTTCAAGCTCGGTTTACCGCCGGGAATTGCTGGCCCGCCTGCAACTTGAGTTCACCTGCAGCTCGCCGGATATCGACGAAAGCCATGGTGAAAATGAATCGGCAATCAATCTGGTAAAACGCCTCGCCGAACAGAAAGCACGCGCGCTGGCGGGCAGCCATCCTGCGCATCTGATCATCGGCTCCGATCAGGTCGCCGTGCTCGGCGAGCGCATTATCGGCAAACCCCACACGTTCGAAAAGGCCCGCGAACAATTGCTCGCCTCCAGCGGCGCCAGCATAACCTTCCTCACCGGCCTCGCGCTGCTTAACAGCCAGACCGGCAATTGCCAGGTCGACTGCGTGCCGTTCACCGTGCACATGCGCGTGCTCGACCAGCAACGCATCGAACGCTACCTGCGCGCCGAGCAGCCCTACGACTGCGCTGGCAGCTTCAAGGCTGAAGGTTTGGGGGTGAGCCTGTTTCAAAGCACCGAAGGCCCTGACGCCACCAGCCTGATCGGCCTGCCGCTGATCCGCCTGATCGACATGCTGCTGGCCGAAGGCGTGCAAATCCCCTGA
- a CDS encoding YceD family protein — translation MLNDPIPPHVDPRKLADRGTTLQGELLLADLERLCDPLSDTVGTVQAKFVFERDERKSVVIHSFIDTEVKMVCQRCLELVTLPIHSECSYVVVKEGANTQSLPKGYDVLELGEDPLDLQSLVEEELLLALPIVPAHHPEECQQPAGLDEPEPSEDEVTRSNPFSVLAQLKRDPNV, via the coding sequence ATGTTGAATGACCCGATTCCACCTCACGTTGACCCGCGCAAATTGGCTGATCGTGGCACCACCCTTCAAGGTGAACTGCTGCTGGCCGATTTGGAGAGACTCTGCGACCCGCTTTCCGACACTGTCGGTACGGTGCAGGCTAAATTCGTTTTTGAACGAGATGAACGTAAGTCTGTGGTAATCCACAGCTTTATCGACACCGAAGTCAAAATGGTTTGCCAGCGTTGTCTTGAGCTGGTCACCCTGCCAATCCACAGCGAATGCAGTTACGTTGTGGTGAAGGAGGGTGCGAATACCCAGTCGTTACCGAAAGGTTATGACGTGCTGGAACTGGGCGAAGATCCATTGGATCTGCAGTCACTGGTCGAGGAGGAGCTTTTGCTCGCCCTGCCCATTGTGCCTGCTCATCATCCGGAAGAATGCCAGCAGCCGGCGGGTCTCGATGAGCCCGAACCGAGCGAGGACGAGGTAACGCGGTCCAACCCGTTCAGTGTATTGGCGCAGTTAAAGCGTGACCCAAACGTTTAG
- the rpmF gene encoding 50S ribosomal protein L32 has translation MAVQQNKKSRSARDMRRSHDALTASTLSVEKTTGEIHLRHHVSPEGVYRGRKVIDKGADE, from the coding sequence ATGGCTGTTCAGCAGAACAAAAAATCCCGCTCTGCCCGTGACATGCGTCGTTCGCACGACGCCCTGACGGCAAGCACTCTGTCTGTAGAAAAAACCACTGGTGAAATTCACCTGCGTCACCACGTATCGCCAGAAGGCGTATACCGTGGCCGTAAAGTGATCGACAAGGGCGCTGACGAGTAA
- the plsX gene encoding phosphate acyltransferase PlsX, with the protein MSAQVIAIDAMGGDFGPRSIVQASLACLSATPSLHLTLVGQTTLLEELLSSHSAVDRARLSITPASEIITMDEKPAQALRGKPDSSMRVALELLRDGKVQACVSAGNTGALMALSRFVLKTLPGIDRPAMVAAIPTQKGYCQLLDLGANVDCSAEHLLQFAIMGSVAAETLGVVRPRVALLNIGTEDIKGNQQVKLAATLLQNARGINYIGFVEGDGLYRGEADVVVCDGFVGNILLKSSEGLATMIAGRIEALFKQNLASRMVGALALPLMRRLQADLAPARHNGASFLGLQGIVVKSHGSTGVQGFQSAIQRALIEIQENLPRRLHGRLEDLLP; encoded by the coding sequence TTGTCTGCTCAAGTCATCGCGATTGACGCAATGGGCGGGGACTTCGGTCCCCGCAGCATTGTTCAGGCCAGCCTCGCTTGCCTGTCTGCTACGCCCTCGCTGCACCTGACCCTCGTCGGTCAAACTACCCTTTTGGAAGAACTGCTCTCCAGTCACTCGGCTGTGGATCGCGCGCGCCTGTCGATTACCCCCGCGTCCGAAATCATCACCATGGACGAAAAGCCTGCGCAGGCCTTGCGTGGCAAGCCTGACTCGTCGATGCGCGTGGCGCTCGAATTGCTGCGTGATGGCAAAGTCCAGGCCTGCGTCAGCGCCGGCAATACCGGCGCCCTGATGGCGTTGTCGCGATTTGTGTTGAAGACGCTGCCCGGCATTGATCGGCCGGCGATGGTCGCGGCGATTCCGACGCAGAAGGGTTATTGCCAGTTGCTTGATCTGGGCGCCAACGTCGATTGCAGTGCCGAGCACTTGTTGCAGTTCGCGATCATGGGCTCGGTGGCGGCGGAGACGCTGGGTGTGGTGCGCCCGCGCGTGGCGCTGCTGAACATCGGCACCGAAGACATCAAGGGCAATCAGCAGGTCAAACTCGCTGCGACCTTGTTGCAGAACGCGCGCGGCATCAATTACATCGGTTTTGTCGAAGGTGACGGTTTGTATCGCGGCGAGGCGGATGTGGTGGTGTGTGACGGCTTTGTCGGCAATATCCTGCTCAAATCCAGCGAAGGCCTGGCGACAATGATTGCCGGGCGCATCGAAGCCTTGTTCAAGCAGAACCTGGCCTCGCGCATGGTCGGCGCATTGGCGCTGCCGCTGATGAGGCGCTTGCAGGCGGACCTGGCCCCGGCGCGACACAACGGTGCGAGTTTTCTCGGTTTGCAGGGAATCGTCGTAAAAAGCCACGGCTCGACGGGCGTGCAGGGCTTTCAGAGCGCCATTCAGCGCGCCCTGATCGAGATTCAGGAAAACCTCCCGCGACGCCTGCACGGTCGTCTGGAGGATTTGTTGCCTTAG
- the fabD gene encoding ACP S-malonyltransferase, with amino-acid sequence MSASLAFVFPGQGSQSLGMLAELGAQHPIVLETFKEASDALGYDLWALTQQGPEEQLNQTDKTQPAILTASIALWRLWLAEGGARPAYVAGHSLGEYSALVAAGSLSLGDAVKLVERRGQLMQEAVPAGQGGMAAILGLEDADVLAACAEAVQGEVVSAVNFNSPGQVVIAGAKAAVERAIEGCKARGAKRAMPLPVSVPSHCELMRPAAERFAESIAAIDWQAPQIPVVQNVSASVPADLDTLKRDLLEQLYKPVRWVESVQALAAKGATQLVECGPGKVLAGLNKRCAEGVSTSNLNTPDAFAAARAALV; translated from the coding sequence ATGTCTGCTTCCCTCGCATTCGTCTTTCCAGGACAGGGTTCGCAGTCCCTCGGCATGCTGGCCGAGTTGGGCGCGCAACATCCGATCGTCCTCGAAACATTCAAAGAAGCTTCCGATGCTCTCGGTTACGACCTGTGGGCACTGACCCAGCAAGGGCCGGAAGAGCAACTCAATCAAACCGATAAAACCCAACCGGCGATTCTCACCGCTTCGATCGCCTTGTGGCGCTTGTGGCTGGCTGAAGGCGGCGCGCGTCCGGCTTATGTGGCCGGTCACAGCCTGGGCGAATACAGCGCATTGGTCGCTGCGGGCAGTCTGAGCCTGGGCGACGCGGTGAAACTGGTCGAGCGTCGTGGCCAACTGATGCAGGAAGCCGTGCCGGCCGGGCAGGGCGGCATGGCCGCTATCCTTGGTCTGGAAGATGCCGATGTACTGGCAGCGTGCGCCGAAGCGGTGCAGGGCGAAGTGGTCAGTGCGGTCAACTTCAACTCGCCGGGCCAAGTGGTTATCGCCGGTGCCAAGGCTGCCGTCGAGCGCGCCATCGAAGGCTGCAAGGCGCGTGGTGCCAAGCGCGCCATGCCGTTGCCGGTCAGCGTGCCGTCGCACTGTGAGCTGATGCGTCCGGCCGCCGAGCGTTTTGCCGAATCCATCGCCGCGATTGACTGGCAGGCGCCGCAGATCCCGGTGGTGCAGAACGTCAGCGCCAGCGTGCCGGCCGATCTCGACACCCTCAAGCGCGATTTGCTTGAGCAGCTCTACAAGCCTGTGCGCTGGGTTGAATCGGTCCAGGCGCTGGCCGCCAAGGGCGCGACCCAGTTGGTCGAATGCGGCCCGGGTAAAGTGCTCGCCGGCCTGAACAAACGCTGCGCCGAAGGCGTGTCGACTTCCAACCTCAATACCCCAGACGCTTTCGCTGCCGCTCGCGCAGCGCTGGTCTGA
- the fabG gene encoding 3-oxoacyl-ACP reductase FabG codes for MSLQGKVALVTGASRGIGQAIALELGRQGAIVIGTATSAAGAERIAATLKENAIQGTGLELNVTSDESVAAVLSSISEQFGAPAILVNNAGITRDNLMMRMKDDEWNDVIDTNLNSLFRLSKGVLRGMTKARWGRIISIGSVVGAMGNAGQVNYAAAKAGLEGFSRALAREVGSRSITVNSVAPGFIDTDMTRELPEAQRESLATQIPLGRLGQAQEIASVVAFLASDGAAYVTGATIPVNGGMYMS; via the coding sequence ATGAGTCTGCAAGGTAAAGTTGCACTGGTCACTGGCGCAAGCCGTGGTATCGGCCAGGCCATCGCCCTGGAACTGGGTCGTCAGGGCGCCATCGTGATTGGCACCGCGACCTCCGCAGCGGGTGCCGAGCGCATCGCTGCAACGCTTAAAGAAAACGCAATTCAGGGCACGGGTCTGGAACTCAACGTGACCAGCGACGAATCGGTTGCGGCGGTCCTTTCGAGCATTTCCGAGCAGTTCGGTGCGCCGGCGATCCTGGTCAATAATGCCGGCATCACCCGCGATAATCTGATGATGCGCATGAAAGACGACGAATGGAACGACGTCATCGATACCAACCTGAACAGTCTGTTTCGGCTGTCCAAGGGCGTTTTGCGTGGCATGACCAAGGCGCGTTGGGGACGAATTATCAGTATTGGTTCGGTTGTGGGTGCCATGGGCAACGCAGGCCAAGTAAACTACGCAGCCGCCAAGGCAGGTCTGGAAGGTTTCAGCCGCGCATTGGCGCGTGAAGTCGGTTCGCGTTCGATTACGGTAAACTCGGTGGCCCCAGGGTTCATCGACACCGATATGACCCGTGAGCTGCCTGAAGCGCAGCGTGAATCCTTGGCGACACAGATTCCGCTGGGCCGTCTGGGGCAAGCACAAGAGATCGCGTCTGTGGTCGCTTTTCTTGCGTCCGACGGTGCGGCTTACGTTACTGGGGCTACAATCCCGGTGAACGGCGGGATGTACATGAGTTAA
- the acpP gene encoding acyl carrier protein, with protein sequence MSTIEERVKKIVAEQLGVKEEEVVNTASFVEDLGADSLDTVELVMALEEEFETEIPDEEAEKITTVQAAIDYVTNHQA encoded by the coding sequence ATGAGCACCATCGAAGAGCGCGTCAAGAAAATCGTTGCTGAGCAACTGGGCGTTAAAGAAGAAGAAGTGGTCAACACTGCTTCCTTCGTTGAAGACCTGGGTGCCGACTCCCTTGACACCGTTGAGCTGGTGATGGCTCTGGAAGAGGAATTCGAGACCGAAATCCCTGACGAAGAAGCTGAGAAGATCACTACTGTACAAGCCGCAATCGATTACGTTACTAACCACCAGGCTTAA
- the fabF gene encoding beta-ketoacyl-ACP synthase II, whose protein sequence is MSRRRVVVTGMGMLSPLGTDVPSSWQGILAGRSGIGLIEHTDLSAYSTRFGGSVKGFNVEEYLSVKEARKLDLFIQYGLAAGFQAVRNAGLEVTDANRERIGVAMGSGIGGLTNIEETSRTLHESGPRRISPFFVPGSIINMISGFLSIHLGAQGPNYAIATACTTGTHCIGMAARNIMYDEADVMIAGGAEMAACGLGMGGFGASRALSTRNDEPTRASRPWDKGRDGFVLSDGAGALVLEELEHAKARGATIYAELIGFGTSGDAFHMTSPPADGAGAARCITNALRDAKINSDQVQYINAHGTSTSAGDLAEACAIKTVFGDHAYNLAVSSTKSMTGHLLGAAGAVEAIFSVLAINSQVAPPTINLDEPDEGCDLDFVPHTARNMDIDVVLSNSFGFGGTNGSLVFRRFAG, encoded by the coding sequence GTGTCGCGTAGACGCGTCGTAGTCACCGGTATGGGTATGTTGTCGCCACTGGGCACGGATGTGCCGAGCAGCTGGCAGGGCATTCTGGCTGGCCGCAGTGGCATTGGTCTGATCGAACACACCGACCTTTCTGCCTATTCCACCCGTTTTGGCGGCTCGGTAAAGGGCTTCAATGTCGAGGAATACCTCTCGGTCAAGGAAGCGCGCAAGCTCGACCTGTTCATTCAATACGGTCTGGCCGCAGGGTTTCAGGCTGTGCGTAACGCCGGTCTGGAAGTCACTGACGCCAACCGCGAGCGCATCGGCGTGGCCATGGGTTCGGGTATTGGCGGTTTGACCAATATCGAAGAAACCAGCCGCACGCTGCATGAGTCCGGCCCGCGTCGAATTTCACCATTCTTCGTGCCTGGCTCGATCATCAATATGATTTCCGGTTTCCTGTCCATTCATTTGGGTGCACAGGGGCCTAACTACGCCATCGCCACCGCATGTACCACCGGTACGCACTGCATCGGCATGGCGGCGCGCAACATCATGTACGACGAAGCCGACGTGATGATTGCCGGCGGTGCCGAGATGGCCGCGTGCGGTCTGGGCATGGGCGGCTTTGGTGCCTCCCGCGCACTGTCGACCCGCAACGATGAGCCGACCCGTGCCAGCCGTCCGTGGGACAAGGGCCGTGATGGCTTCGTGCTGTCCGACGGCGCCGGTGCGCTGGTGCTCGAAGAGCTGGAGCACGCCAAGGCGCGTGGCGCGACCATCTACGCCGAGCTGATCGGTTTTGGCACCAGTGGCGACGCGTTCCACATGACCTCGCCACCGGCCGACGGTGCAGGCGCTGCGCGTTGCATCACCAACGCCCTGCGCGATGCCAAGATCAATAGCGATCAAGTCCAGTACATCAACGCCCACGGCACCTCGACTTCGGCCGGCGACCTTGCTGAAGCCTGTGCGATCAAGACGGTGTTCGGCGATCACGCCTACAACCTGGCGGTCAGTTCGACCAAGTCCATGACCGGTCACCTGTTGGGTGCGGCGGGCGCGGTCGAGGCGATCTTCAGCGTGCTGGCGATCAACAGCCAAGTGGCGCCGCCGACCATCAACCTCGATGAGCCGGACGAAGGCTGCGACCTCGATTTTGTGCCGCACACTGCGCGCAACATGGACATCGACGTGGTGCTGTCCAACTCCTTCGGGTTTGGCGGGACCAACGGCTCGCTGGTGTTCCGCCGGTTCGCTGGCTGA
- the pabC gene encoding aminodeoxychorismate lyase gives MDCWVDGQPADALSLKDRGLAYGDGLFETIAVRGGQPVLLERHLARLAEGCARLAINADQALIRHELLTYAGAMGAGVLKLILTRGDGLRGYAPDPSAQARRILQGNPPAVYPAAHAEQGVRLFPCTTRLSQQPLLAGLKHLNRLEQVIARAEWQDAEHAEGLMLDQAGRVIEGVFSNLFLVRDGVLITADLKRCGVAGVMRAELLFQAESLAIPTQTTDISLDQLQWADEVFVCNSVYGIWPVRAYAALSWPVGPLTRKLQTIARALLDV, from the coding sequence ATGGACTGCTGGGTCGACGGTCAACCGGCTGACGCTCTGTCGCTGAAGGATCGCGGCCTGGCTTACGGTGATGGTCTGTTCGAGACCATTGCCGTGCGCGGTGGGCAGCCAGTGCTGCTGGAGCGCCATTTGGCGCGTCTGGCCGAGGGCTGCGCTCGTCTGGCAATCAATGCCGATCAGGCGTTGATCCGCCACGAGCTGCTGACGTATGCCGGTGCCATGGGCGCGGGTGTGCTCAAGCTCATCCTCACCCGTGGCGACGGTTTGCGCGGCTACGCCCCAGACCCATCGGCGCAGGCCCGACGCATTCTGCAAGGCAACCCTCCCGCTGTTTACCCGGCAGCGCATGCCGAGCAGGGCGTTCGCCTGTTTCCCTGCACCACACGACTTTCCCAACAACCCTTGCTTGCCGGGCTCAAACATTTGAATCGCCTGGAGCAAGTCATCGCCCGTGCCGAATGGCAAGATGCCGAACATGCCGAAGGCTTGATGCTCGATCAAGCCGGGCGCGTCATCGAAGGCGTCTTCAGCAATCTGTTCCTGGTGCGTGACGGCGTACTGATCACCGCCGATCTCAAGCGTTGCGGCGTGGCCGGGGTGATGCGCGCCGAATTATTGTTTCAGGCTGAGTCATTGGCGATCCCCACGCAAACCACGGACATCAGCCTCGATCAGCTGCAATGGGCCGATGAAGTGTTCGTCTGCAACAGCGTGTATGGCATTTGGCCGGTGCGCGCCTATGCAGCACTGAGCTGGCCGGTTGGCCCGCTCACCCGTAAACTCCAAACCATTGCCCGCGCGCTACTGGATGTTTGA
- the mltG gene encoding endolytic transglycosylase MltG yields the protein MRRKFLLLLETGLVLAGLLAGASAWKINSALQQPLNITQEELLEVPKGTTPTRTFYRLEADGVIKDAFWLRVYWRFNLAATPIHSGEYRMLPGMTVDGLIDLWKRGEVVQYSVTLVEGWNFHQVRAALAKDDKLKQTLNGLNDTQVMDKLGHSGIFPEGRFFPDTYSFVRGMTDAELLNKAYERLDEVLAKEWEKRAADVPYTEPYQALIMASLVEKETGVPQERGQIAGVFVRRMAMGMLLQTDPTVIYGLGDRYNGKLTRAHLKEATPYNTYMISGLPPTPIAMVGREAIHAALNPVAGNSLYFVARGDGSHVFSDDLDAHNSAVREFQIKRRADYRSSPAPASAPVTPDAETPIPAASPNTAPESAPQVPAQEPTPEPATPPTVNSAEPAQESAPEPAASASQSTQ from the coding sequence GTGAGACGTAAATTTCTGCTGCTGCTGGAAACCGGACTGGTTCTGGCAGGGCTGCTGGCTGGCGCTTCGGCCTGGAAAATCAATTCGGCGCTGCAACAACCGCTGAACATCACCCAGGAAGAACTGCTGGAAGTGCCCAAAGGCACGACACCGACCCGCACCTTCTATCGACTCGAAGCCGATGGCGTCATCAAGGACGCTTTCTGGTTGCGCGTCTATTGGCGCTTCAATCTGGCCGCAACGCCGATCCACAGTGGCGAATACCGCATGTTGCCGGGGATGACCGTCGATGGTCTGATCGATCTGTGGAAGCGCGGTGAAGTCGTGCAGTACAGCGTGACACTGGTTGAAGGCTGGAACTTCCACCAAGTCCGCGCCGCCCTGGCCAAGGACGACAAACTCAAGCAAACCCTCAACGGCCTGAACGATACGCAAGTGATGGACAAGCTCGGTCACAGCGGGATTTTCCCCGAGGGCCGCTTCTTCCCCGACACTTACAGTTTCGTGCGCGGCATGACCGACGCCGAGCTGCTGAACAAAGCCTATGAGCGCCTCGACGAAGTGCTCGCCAAGGAATGGGAAAAACGCGCCGCCGACGTGCCGTACACCGAGCCGTATCAAGCGCTGATCATGGCGTCGCTGGTCGAGAAGGAAACCGGCGTGCCGCAAGAACGCGGGCAGATTGCCGGGGTGTTCGTGCGACGGATGGCCATGGGCATGTTGCTGCAGACCGATCCGACGGTGATCTACGGCCTCGGCGACCGCTACAACGGCAAGCTGACCCGCGCTCATCTCAAGGAAGCGACGCCGTACAACACCTACATGATTTCCGGTTTGCCGCCGACACCGATTGCGATGGTTGGCCGCGAGGCGATTCATGCCGCACTGAATCCGGTGGCTGGCAACAGCTTGTATTTTGTCGCGCGCGGTGACGGCAGCCACGTGTTCTCCGATGATCTGGACGCGCACAACTCGGCGGTCCGCGAGTTTCAAATCAAGCGTCGCGCCGATTACCGCTCCAGCCCGGCCCCGGCGAGCGCGCCGGTGACGCCGGATGCCGAGACGCCGATTCCTGCAGCGTCGCCCAACACCGCGCCGGAAAGTGCGCCGCAGGTTCCGGCGCAGGAACCGACGCCTGAGCCTGCGACCCCGCCCACAGTGAATTCGGCAGAACCCGCGCAAGAATCTGCGCCGGAACCGGCTGCCTCGGCTTCGCAAAGCACGCAATGA